Proteins co-encoded in one Papaver somniferum cultivar HN1 chromosome 5, ASM357369v1, whole genome shotgun sequence genomic window:
- the LOC113277700 gene encoding uncharacterized protein LOC113277700, translating to MPPKTMKLKGVASTRNSKGKNLVVAKMMKSCCEHLAQTAQTIAGAIGNQNQLRPSSVMDLKEFRKVIGDRVFNGTEEPIKAERWLMSMRKKFDAHLMVEEDRVRFATYIFRGNADDWLNSEKRMRNVMDMSWEQFEDLFLDKYFSPTARSLRCAEFSVLKQGDMTVTQLDKKFSELERYGKHLDETPELKALKLEGALKAC from the coding sequence ATGCCTCCGAAGACTATGAAGCTTAAAGGTGTTGCTTCAACGAGAAATAGTAAAGGCAAAAATCTTGTGGTTGCAAAAATGATGAAATCTTGTTGTGAGCACTTGGCTCAAACCGCACAGACCATAGCTGGTGCCATTGGGAACCAGAATCAGTTGCGACCTAGTAGTGTTATGGACTTAAAGGAATTCAGGAAAGTGATTGGTGATCGAGTGTTTAATGGTACGGAAGAACCCATAAAAGCTGAAAGGTGGTTAATGAGTATGAGAAAGAAGTTCGATGCACATTTAATGGTTGAGGAAGATAGGGTACGCTTTGCTACGTATATATTTCGTGGTAATGCAGATGATTGGTTGAATTCAGAGAAGCGAATGAGAAATGTGATGGATATGTCATGGGAACAGTTTGAAGATTTGTTCCTTGACAAGTATTTTTCTCCTACAGCAAGATCCTTGAGGTGTGCCGAGTTTTCAGTGTTGAAGCAAGGAGATATGACGGTCACACAGCTAGATAAGAAATTTAGTGAGCTAGAACGTTACGGGAAACACTTAGATGAAACGCCAGAGTTGAAGGCTCTAAAACTTGAGGGTGCTTTGAAGGCTTGTTAG